From a region of the Streptomyces sp. NBC_01454 genome:
- a CDS encoding CocE/NonD family hydrolase, whose amino-acid sequence MRRAMGNLPPKRYDVAREPGLTVPAADGSALLTDHYFPLAEGDFPTVLARSPYGRGFPWAAMYGVHLAEQGFHVVLQSCRGSGGSGGESALWHHEAADGQATVAWLRRQPWFTGVLGTIGASYLGYTQWALALDPPPELRAMVVQIGLHDLHTFFHPAGAFALETALISTMGRLSHHRGMKELLRAGLRLRRHLGKIARTLPLGEAYVPGLGGRVPFLEDAMAHPDPGDPHWQGADAGVAAGRLTAPTALIGGWHDALLDQNLRQYARLRRAGCDTSLLIGPWTHSSALNGPEALGASLAWLRAHLCDDPTGLPTSRVRVHVGGRRTWHDLPDWPPPATDRHWYLGSGGTLHDRIPQDATAPLSFRYDPADPTPSVGGPLLSPKAGSRDNTSLEARDDVLTFTTAPLTEPLHVVGPVRAELRVTADTGHADVFARLCEVDGRGRSVNVCDGLQRLRLTGDGPAEVTVPMSATAHRFAAGHRIRLQLSGGAHPRFARNTGTGEPPATATRLLPSEISLFPASALVLPLSDEDFDAGEPAL is encoded by the coding sequence ATGAGGCGCGCCATGGGGAACCTGCCGCCCAAGCGGTATGACGTCGCCCGCGAGCCCGGCCTCACGGTGCCCGCCGCCGACGGCAGCGCCCTGCTGACCGACCACTACTTCCCCCTGGCCGAGGGCGACTTCCCCACGGTCCTGGCCCGCTCCCCGTACGGCCGGGGCTTCCCCTGGGCGGCGATGTACGGCGTGCACCTGGCCGAACAGGGCTTCCATGTCGTCCTGCAGAGCTGCCGCGGCTCCGGCGGGTCCGGCGGCGAATCCGCCCTGTGGCACCACGAGGCCGCCGACGGGCAGGCCACCGTCGCCTGGCTGCGCCGACAGCCCTGGTTCACCGGCGTGCTCGGGACGATCGGCGCCAGCTACCTCGGCTACACGCAGTGGGCACTCGCCCTCGACCCGCCGCCGGAACTGCGGGCGATGGTGGTCCAGATCGGCCTGCACGACCTGCATACCTTCTTCCACCCCGCAGGCGCGTTCGCCCTGGAGACCGCGCTGATCTCCACGATGGGCCGGCTGTCCCACCACCGGGGCATGAAGGAGCTGCTGCGGGCCGGGCTGCGGCTCCGGCGCCACCTGGGGAAGATCGCCCGGACCCTCCCCCTCGGCGAGGCGTACGTGCCCGGTCTGGGCGGCCGGGTCCCGTTCCTGGAGGACGCGATGGCGCACCCCGACCCCGGCGACCCGCACTGGCAGGGGGCGGACGCGGGGGTCGCGGCCGGGCGTCTGACCGCGCCGACCGCTCTGATCGGCGGCTGGCACGACGCGTTGCTCGACCAGAACCTGCGGCAGTACGCCCGGCTCCGGCGGGCCGGCTGTGACACCTCCCTGCTCATCGGCCCCTGGACGCACAGCTCCGCGCTGAACGGGCCCGAGGCCCTCGGCGCGAGCCTGGCGTGGCTGCGGGCCCACCTGTGTGACGACCCCACGGGCCTGCCCACGTCGCGGGTGCGGGTCCACGTGGGCGGCCGGCGCACCTGGCACGACCTGCCCGACTGGCCCCCGCCCGCCACGGACCGGCACTGGTACCTCGGCAGCGGCGGCACGCTGCACGACCGGATACCCCAGGACGCGACCGCGCCGCTGTCGTTCCGCTACGACCCGGCCGACCCGACCCCCTCGGTCGGCGGTCCGCTGCTGTCCCCCAAGGCCGGGAGCCGGGACAACACCTCCCTGGAGGCCCGGGACGACGTGCTGACCTTCACCACCGCCCCGCTCACCGAGCCGCTGCATGTCGTCGGCCCGGTCCGGGCGGAGCTGCGGGTCACGGCGGACACCGGCCATGCCGATGTCTTCGCCCGGCTCTGCGAGGTCGACGGCCGGGGCCGCTCGGTGAACGTCTGCGACGGCCTGCAACGGCTCCGCCTCACCGGGGACGGACCGGCCGAGGTCACGGTGCCGATGAGCGCCACCGCCCACCGCTTCGCCGCCGGCCACCGGATCCGACTGCAGCTCAGCGGCGGCGCCCATCCGCGCTTCGCCCGCAACACCGGCACCGGTGAACCGCCGGCGACGGCGACCCGCCTCCTGCCGTCCGAGATCTCGCTCTTCCCGGCGTCCGCGCTCGTCCTGCCCCTCTCCGACGAGGACTTCGACGCCGGCGAACCCGCGCTCTGA
- a CDS encoding DUF6643 family protein, protein MTSPRSTYGGGYYASPSFPDTPIYDSLVAERGTPQIAPIRVNPSPYDTGSHYAPALPALPALPSGPSQGYPGAAAQPVAPLQQAPAPYIPQQAGVRGYPPPQQQPQRPPMGTGYEAMRPAAPVAPRPPSPYDDPYGRQYPRGY, encoded by the coding sequence ATGACCTCCCCCCGCTCTACCTACGGCGGCGGCTACTACGCTTCGCCTTCCTTCCCGGACACCCCGATCTACGACAGCCTCGTAGCAGAACGCGGCACGCCCCAGATCGCCCCGATCCGGGTGAACCCCTCCCCTTACGACACGGGCTCGCACTACGCCCCGGCGCTGCCGGCCCTTCCGGCGCTTCCGTCCGGGCCCTCCCAGGGCTACCCGGGCGCGGCCGCCCAGCCGGTCGCCCCGCTCCAGCAGGCCCCGGCGCCCTACATCCCGCAGCAGGCGGGCGTCCGCGGCTATCCGCCCCCGCAGCAGCAGCCCCAGCGCCCGCCCATGGGCACGGGGTACGAGGCGATGCGACCGGCCGCCCCGGTGGCGCCGCGGCCGCCCTCGCCCTACGACGACCCCTACGGCCGCCAGTATCCGCGGGGGTACTGA
- a CDS encoding NUDIX hydrolase, whose protein sequence is MATPEFIRDLRTSIGRQLLWLPGVSAVVFDDRGRVLLGKRVDTGGWSVIGGIPEPGEQPAETAVREVYEETAVRVVPEDVVLIETMPPTHYPNGDVCQFMDVTLRCRAIGGEARVNDDESLEVGWFAVDALPELKEYALTRIKRALEPGPTWFQGMGEEPGTPPA, encoded by the coding sequence ATGGCAACTCCCGAATTCATCCGTGACCTGCGGACCTCCATCGGCCGCCAGCTGCTGTGGCTGCCCGGGGTGAGCGCGGTGGTCTTCGACGACCGGGGCCGCGTCCTGCTGGGCAAGCGGGTCGACACCGGCGGCTGGTCGGTGATCGGCGGCATCCCCGAGCCCGGCGAGCAGCCGGCCGAGACCGCGGTGCGCGAGGTCTACGAGGAGACCGCGGTGCGGGTCGTCCCCGAGGACGTGGTCCTCATCGAGACCATGCCGCCCACCCACTACCCCAACGGGGACGTCTGCCAGTTCATGGACGTCACGCTGCGCTGCCGGGCGATCGGCGGCGAGGCCAGGGTCAACGACGACGAGTCGCTGGAGGTGGGCTGGTTCGCGGTCGACGCCCTGCCGGAGCTCAAGGAGTACGCGCTGACCCGCATCAAGCGGGCGCTGGAGCCGGGGCCGACGTGGTTCCAGGGGATGGGGGAGGAGCCGGGGACTCCGCCGGCCTGA
- a CDS encoding TetR/AcrR family transcriptional regulator: MARTSTAGRSAGVDPEVLWPTAERPRRGRPPAHSRAEITAEAVALADAEGLPAVTMRAVAARIGAGTMSLYSYVPNKETLLELMIDQVSGDHRMPREPSGDWRADLRQLAREQRAIMRRHPWLPAALPARQTLGPQALAVLEHALAVLAPAGLDARARLETFTLLTGFVASHVSYELAQEQATVAAGRTSGELLEAQARHLRSVATGESYPHLAQALAAASQDPGGQDAFDRLLDRMIDGLTATG, encoded by the coding sequence GTGGCCCGTACCAGCACAGCCGGCCGCAGTGCCGGGGTCGACCCCGAGGTGCTCTGGCCGACGGCCGAACGCCCGCGGCGGGGGCGGCCGCCGGCCCATAGTCGCGCCGAGATCACCGCCGAGGCCGTCGCCCTCGCCGACGCCGAGGGGCTCCCCGCCGTCACGATGCGCGCGGTCGCGGCCCGGATCGGGGCCGGCACGATGTCCCTCTACAGCTACGTCCCCAACAAGGAGACGCTGCTGGAGCTCATGATCGACCAGGTCAGCGGCGACCACCGGATGCCCCGCGAACCCTCCGGCGACTGGCGCGCCGACCTGCGCCAACTCGCCCGTGAACAGCGTGCGATCATGCGGCGTCACCCCTGGCTGCCGGCCGCGCTGCCCGCCCGGCAGACGCTCGGCCCGCAGGCCCTCGCCGTCCTGGAGCACGCGCTCGCCGTCCTCGCCCCCGCCGGCCTGGACGCCCGGGCCCGGCTGGAGACCTTCACCCTGCTCACGGGTTTCGTGGCCAGTCACGTGTCGTACGAACTCGCCCAGGAGCAGGCCACGGTGGCCGCCGGCCGCACCTCCGGCGAACTCCTGGAGGCCCAGGCGCGCCACCTCCGGTCCGTCGCCACCGGGGAGTCCTACCCCCACCTCGCCCAAGCCCTGGCGGCGGCGAGCCAGGACCCCGGTGGTCAGGATGCCTTCGACCGCCTCCTCGACCGCATGATCGACGGGCTGACGGCAACGGGCTGA
- a CDS encoding TerD family protein encodes MSMLKGGNVPVPAPEVRVELGWHTAPGTPDVDASALLLVSGKVRDDGDFVFYNQAVHRSGAVRHEGKRPAGGAVTDGLTVDLTAVEPAVDTVVLAASADGGTFGSVPGLHIRVLDAADGAELARFDSQDAGPETAFVLGELYRRQGAWKFRAVGQGYDTGLAGLATDFGISVEEPAPAPAPAVPSAAPRPAPVMPPPAAPPAMAPAPPLAPPPVPPLAPPAPAPTGQPVTSVPPPPGQPAPASVPPAVRLTKVTLTKAAPAVSLTKQGGTSGTMRVNLNWNSGTAGKRLGKTLGRKAMQAMGARGALLSPSGEVDLDLCALYELTDGAAGVVHPLGNNFGALHAPPFIQLDGDDRTGAVAAGENMTINLDHQARIKRILIFVTVYAGARSFEGLQATVTLQPQHGAPVDFTLDACTVPSNVCALALITNTGSELVVQREARYLVPAPGVSPQRTVDQAYGWGLDWAPARK; translated from the coding sequence ATGTCGATGCTCAAGGGCGGCAATGTTCCGGTCCCGGCCCCGGAGGTCCGGGTGGAACTGGGCTGGCACACCGCCCCGGGGACGCCGGACGTCGATGCCTCCGCGCTGCTGCTGGTGTCCGGAAAGGTCCGCGACGACGGCGACTTCGTCTTCTACAACCAGGCCGTGCACCGCTCCGGCGCCGTACGCCACGAGGGCAAGCGCCCGGCCGGCGGCGCGGTGACCGACGGCCTCACCGTCGATCTGACCGCCGTCGAACCCGCCGTGGACACCGTGGTGCTCGCCGCCTCCGCCGACGGCGGCACCTTCGGGAGCGTCCCCGGGCTGCACATCCGGGTGCTGGACGCCGCGGACGGTGCCGAGCTGGCCCGCTTCGACAGCCAGGACGCCGGGCCCGAGACCGCCTTCGTGCTGGGCGAGCTCTACCGCCGCCAGGGCGCCTGGAAGTTCCGTGCGGTGGGCCAGGGCTACGACACCGGTCTCGCCGGGCTGGCCACCGACTTCGGCATCAGCGTCGAGGAGCCCGCGCCCGCCCCGGCTCCCGCCGTACCTTCCGCCGCGCCGCGGCCCGCCCCCGTCATGCCGCCGCCCGCCGCGCCCCCGGCCATGGCGCCCGCGCCGCCCCTGGCGCCGCCGCCCGTGCCCCCTCTCGCGCCCCCGGCCCCGGCGCCGACGGGGCAGCCGGTGACGTCCGTCCCGCCCCCGCCCGGGCAACCCGCCCCGGCCTCCGTGCCCCCGGCCGTCCGGCTGACCAAGGTGACGCTCACGAAGGCCGCCCCCGCCGTCTCGCTGACGAAGCAGGGCGGCACCTCCGGGACGATGCGGGTGAACCTCAACTGGAACAGCGGCACGGCGGGCAAGCGGCTGGGCAAGACCCTCGGCCGTAAGGCCATGCAGGCCATGGGTGCCCGCGGCGCGCTGCTGTCGCCGTCCGGGGAGGTCGACCTCGACCTGTGCGCGCTGTACGAACTCACCGACGGCGCCGCCGGTGTGGTCCACCCCCTCGGCAACAACTTCGGCGCCCTGCACGCCCCGCCGTTCATCCAGCTCGACGGCGACGACCGCACCGGCGCCGTCGCGGCCGGCGAGAACATGACCATCAACCTCGACCACCAGGCGCGGATCAAACGCATCCTGATCTTCGTCACGGTCTACGCCGGCGCCCGCAGCTTCGAAGGCCTGCAGGCGACGGTCACCCTCCAGCCCCAGCACGGTGCCCCCGTCGACTTCACGCTCGACGCCTGCACGGTGCCCTCCAACGTCTGCGCGCTGGCCCTGATCACGAACACCGGCAGCGAACTCGTCGTCCAGCGCGAGGCCCGCTACCTCGTGCCCGCGCCCGGCGTCAGCCCGCAGCGGACCGTCGACCAGGCCTACGGCTGGGGCCTGGACTGGGCGCCGGCCCGGAAGTGA
- a CDS encoding glycosyltransferase — MEWIGAGSLLAWVWLLLGQGFFWRTDVRLPARRDPERWPSVAVVVPARDEAAVLPDSLPSLLGQKYPGRAEVFLVDDGSTDGTGALARELAAARGGLPLTVSSPGEPGPGWTGKLWALRHGIALARERVEPEYLLLTDADIAHEPDSLRELVAAARSADLDLVSQMARLRVVTRWERLIVPAFVYFFGQLYPFRWVNRPGARTAAAAGGCVLLRREAAERAGIPEAIRHAVIDDVTLARAVKHSGRGGRAAAGGRIWLGLADRVASVRPYPRPADLWRMVSRSAYAQLRHQPLLLLGTVLGLTLVYLVPPLALVAGAAGGGTAVAALGGAAWAVMCGTYLPMLRHYGQPWWTAPLLPFTALLYLLMTVDSAVQHHRGRGAAWKGRTYPKP; from the coding sequence ATGGAGTGGATCGGTGCCGGGTCGCTGCTGGCCTGGGTGTGGCTGCTGCTGGGGCAGGGCTTCTTCTGGCGGACGGACGTCCGGCTGCCGGCCCGCCGGGACCCGGAGCGCTGGCCGTCGGTCGCGGTGGTGGTCCCGGCGCGGGACGAGGCCGCGGTGCTGCCGGACAGCCTGCCCTCGCTGCTCGGGCAGAAGTACCCGGGCCGGGCGGAGGTGTTCCTGGTCGACGACGGGAGTACGGACGGGACCGGCGCGCTGGCCCGGGAGCTGGCGGCCGCGCGGGGCGGGCTGCCGCTGACCGTGTCCTCGCCCGGTGAGCCCGGGCCGGGGTGGACGGGGAAGCTGTGGGCGCTGCGGCACGGCATCGCGCTGGCGCGCGAGCGCGTCGAGCCGGAGTATCTGCTGCTGACCGACGCGGACATCGCACACGAACCGGACAGCCTGCGGGAGTTGGTGGCCGCGGCCCGGTCGGCGGACCTGGATCTGGTCTCCCAGATGGCACGGCTGCGGGTGGTGACGCGCTGGGAGCGGCTGATCGTGCCGGCGTTCGTGTACTTCTTCGGGCAGCTGTATCCGTTCCGGTGGGTCAACCGTCCCGGGGCGCGGACCGCGGCGGCGGCCGGCGGCTGTGTGCTGCTGCGGCGGGAGGCCGCGGAGCGGGCGGGCATCCCGGAGGCGATCCGGCATGCGGTGATCGACGACGTGACGCTGGCCCGCGCGGTCAAGCACTCCGGCCGGGGCGGGCGCGCGGCGGCGGGCGGGCGGATCTGGCTGGGGCTGGCGGACCGGGTGGCCAGTGTGCGGCCGTATCCGCGGCCGGCCGATCTGTGGCGGATGGTCTCGCGCAGCGCCTACGCCCAACTGCGGCACCAGCCGCTGCTGTTGCTCGGCACGGTGCTCGGCCTGACGCTGGTGTACCTCGTGCCGCCCCTCGCGCTGGTGGCCGGTGCGGCCGGCGGCGGGACGGCGGTGGCCGCGCTGGGCGGGGCCGCCTGGGCCGTGATGTGCGGGACGTATCTGCCGATGCTCCGCCATTACGGGCAGCCGTGGTGGACGGCTCCGCTGCTGCCGTTCACCGCGCTGCTGTATCTGCTGATGACGGTGGACTCGGCGGTGCAGCACCACCGGGGGCGCGGCGCGGCGTGGAAGGGCCGGACGTACCCGAAGCCCTGA
- a CDS encoding right-handed parallel beta-helix repeat-containing protein — protein MAQGSVQVTHSGTSRWRRRTGEYSSLAAALEAAGDGDVLTVPAGTYRENLVLVRAVTLRGPDGARGSVRIAPADGVALTVRASATVHDLHLEATDSASPALLVEDGAPELSGLRVVTRSASGIEVRGGARPTVRRCTVDNPGGVGISVQDGAGGLFEECEVVAAGQAGVAVRDGAHPRLENCRIHHASGAGLSVNGEGSAVEAVGCELYEIKGAGIQIAARATGHFTDCTVHRTSADGVTLDTDAVLTLADCDIHDIPENAVDLRSRSVLTLTRSTVRHFGRNGLSVWDPGTRVDANRCEIHDSTGDYPAVWVSDGATAVLDSTRVHDVPDALFVLDRGSRADVVDCDLTQVRNTAVSVSDGATVQLDDCRIREAATGAWFRDHGSGGTLANCTIDAAQTGVIVTKGADPTIEGCTVSSPAEAGFYVSAEGRGTFHGCRVTGSSGFGFHVIDGCRTTLTRCRTERCARGGYEFAEGGAGQGDGPTVQDCTSDESRARPAAAAGAVAAPAVQQVTRTAGLLGTVPAQGTPPAAPPATSPSAPAAVAPAVSGRPSDEVLGELDTLVGLESVKREVRSLINMIEVGRRRQEAGLKAASVRRHLVFTGSPGTGKTTVARLYGEILAALGVLERGHLVEVSRVDLVGEHIGSTAIRTQEAFDRARGGVLFIDEAYALSPEDSGRDFGKEAIDTLVKLMEDHREAVVVIVAGYTAEMARFLAVNPGVASRFSRTITFGDYAPEELLRIVEQQGEEHEYRLAEGTGEALLKHFTALPKGPSFGNGRTARQTFEAMVERHAGRVAQLTDPNTDDLTLLYADDLPELP, from the coding sequence ATGGCACAGGGCTCGGTCCAGGTGACGCACTCCGGAACCTCCCGGTGGCGGCGCCGTACAGGGGAGTACAGCTCGCTCGCCGCCGCCCTGGAGGCCGCCGGGGACGGCGATGTACTGACCGTCCCGGCCGGTACGTACCGGGAGAATCTGGTGCTGGTGCGCGCGGTGACGCTGCGCGGCCCGGACGGCGCCCGCGGTTCGGTGCGGATCGCCCCGGCCGACGGGGTGGCACTGACGGTCCGGGCCTCGGCCACCGTCCACGATCTGCATCTGGAGGCGACGGATTCGGCCTCGCCCGCCCTGCTGGTGGAGGACGGCGCCCCGGAGCTGTCCGGCCTGCGGGTGGTGACCCGGTCCGCTTCCGGTATCGAGGTCCGCGGGGGCGCCCGCCCGACGGTGCGCCGCTGCACGGTGGACAATCCGGGCGGGGTCGGCATCAGCGTCCAGGACGGCGCCGGCGGCCTCTTCGAGGAGTGCGAGGTGGTGGCCGCCGGGCAGGCCGGTGTGGCGGTGCGCGACGGGGCCCATCCGCGGCTGGAGAACTGCCGGATCCACCACGCCTCGGGGGCCGGCCTGTCGGTCAACGGCGAGGGCAGCGCGGTCGAGGCGGTCGGCTGTGAGCTCTATGAGATCAAGGGCGCGGGGATCCAGATCGCCGCGCGGGCCACCGGCCACTTCACCGACTGCACCGTGCACCGCACCTCCGCGGACGGGGTCACCCTGGACACCGACGCGGTCCTCACCCTCGCCGACTGCGACATCCACGACATCCCGGAGAACGCGGTCGATCTGCGCTCCCGTTCGGTGCTGACGCTGACCCGCAGCACGGTGCGGCACTTCGGGCGCAACGGCCTGTCCGTATGGGACCCGGGCACCCGGGTGGACGCCAACCGGTGCGAGATCCACGACAGCACGGGCGACTATCCGGCGGTGTGGGTCAGCGACGGCGCCACCGCCGTGCTCGACTCGACCCGGGTGCACGACGTGCCGGACGCGCTGTTCGTGCTGGACCGGGGCTCGCGCGCCGACGTGGTGGACTGCGACCTCACCCAGGTCCGCAACACCGCGGTGTCGGTGAGCGACGGGGCGACCGTCCAGCTCGACGACTGCCGGATCCGCGAGGCCGCCACCGGCGCGTGGTTCCGCGACCACGGCAGCGGCGGCACGCTCGCCAACTGCACCATCGACGCCGCCCAGACCGGCGTGATCGTCACCAAGGGCGCGGACCCCACCATCGAGGGGTGCACGGTCAGTTCACCGGCCGAGGCCGGGTTCTATGTCTCCGCGGAGGGCCGCGGCACCTTCCACGGCTGCCGGGTCACCGGGAGTTCGGGCTTCGGTTTCCATGTGATCGACGGCTGCCGTACGACCCTGACGCGGTGCCGTACGGAGCGGTGTGCCCGAGGCGGCTACGAATTCGCCGAGGGCGGCGCGGGGCAGGGCGACGGGCCGACGGTCCAGGACTGCACCAGCGACGAGAGCCGCGCCCGGCCGGCAGCGGCCGCCGGTGCGGTGGCGGCGCCCGCGGTCCAGCAGGTGACGCGCACGGCCGGGTTGCTGGGCACGGTGCCGGCGCAGGGCACACCCCCGGCCGCCCCGCCCGCCACTTCCCCGTCCGCCCCCGCCGCCGTGGCCCCGGCCGTCAGCGGCCGGCCCTCCGACGAGGTGCTGGGCGAACTGGACACCCTGGTGGGCCTGGAGAGCGTCAAGCGTGAGGTGCGCAGCCTGATCAACATGATCGAGGTGGGACGCCGGCGGCAGGAGGCGGGGCTGAAGGCAGCCTCGGTGCGCCGCCACCTGGTCTTCACCGGCTCCCCCGGTACCGGCAAGACCACCGTGGCCCGCCTGTACGGCGAGATCCTCGCCGCCCTCGGCGTGCTGGAGCGCGGGCATCTGGTCGAGGTGTCCCGGGTCGACCTGGTCGGCGAGCACATCGGCTCGACGGCGATCCGCACGCAGGAGGCGTTCGACCGGGCGCGCGGCGGGGTGCTGTTCATCGACGAGGCGTACGCCCTCTCCCCCGAGGACTCCGGACGGGACTTCGGCAAGGAAGCCATCGACACCCTGGTGAAGCTGATGGAGGACCACCGGGAGGCGGTGGTGGTGATCGTGGCGGGCTACACCGCCGAGATGGCGCGGTTCCTGGCGGTCAACCCCGGTGTGGCCTCCCGCTTCTCACGGACCATCACCTTCGGCGACTACGCGCCGGAGGAGCTGCTGCGGATCGTCGAGCAGCAGGGCGAGGAGCACGAGTACCGCCTCGCCGAGGGGACCGGCGAGGCGCTGCTGAAGCACTTCACGGCGCTGCCCAAGGGACCCTCGTTCGGCAACGGCCGCACCGCGCGGCAGACCTTCGAGGCGATGGTCGAGCGGCACGCGGGCCGGGTGGCGCAGCTGACCGACCCGAACACCGACGACCTGACCCTGCTCTACGCGGACGATCTGCCCGAACTCCCCTGA
- a CDS encoding MOSC domain-containing protein: protein MPTPALRSIHLYPVKSLAGSGPGEAVVEPWGLAGDRRWLLVDAEHRQLTQRQLPAMALAHAQGLPGGALRLTAPGRQPLTVEVPAFGETFPVEVWKDGVEAVPADPAAAEWFRACLGVECRLVYLDAPEKRRPIDPEFCEPGDTVGFADGFPLLLTTSSSLDALNSLIAQGDHGDEGPLPMNRFRPNVVVDGTAPWAEDDWRRIRIGEVVFQVAKPSARCVVTTTDQHTAERGKEPLRTLARHRRFGDRLVFGQNLIPRGAGTIRIGDPFEILD, encoded by the coding sequence ATGCCGACGCCTGCGCTCCGTTCGATCCATCTCTACCCGGTCAAGTCCCTTGCGGGGTCCGGTCCCGGCGAAGCGGTCGTGGAGCCGTGGGGGCTCGCCGGGGACCGACGCTGGCTGCTGGTCGACGCCGAGCACCGGCAGCTCACCCAACGGCAGCTGCCCGCCATGGCGTTGGCGCATGCCCAGGGGCTGCCGGGCGGCGCCCTGCGCCTCACCGCGCCCGGAAGGCAGCCGCTGACGGTCGAGGTGCCCGCCTTCGGGGAGACGTTCCCGGTCGAGGTCTGGAAGGACGGGGTCGAGGCGGTGCCGGCGGATCCGGCGGCGGCCGAGTGGTTTCGCGCCTGTCTGGGCGTCGAGTGCCGGCTGGTGTATCTCGACGCCCCGGAGAAGCGACGCCCGATCGACCCGGAGTTCTGCGAGCCCGGTGACACGGTCGGTTTCGCCGACGGCTTCCCGCTGCTGCTGACGACGAGTTCCTCGCTGGACGCCCTCAACTCCCTCATCGCGCAGGGCGACCATGGCGACGAGGGGCCGCTGCCCATGAACCGCTTCCGGCCCAATGTGGTGGTGGACGGCACCGCTCCCTGGGCGGAGGACGACTGGCGGCGGATCCGCATCGGCGAGGTGGTCTTCCAGGTGGCCAAGCCCAGCGCGCGCTGCGTGGTCACGACCACCGACCAGCACACCGCCGAACGCGGCAAGGAGCCGCTGCGCACGCTCGCCCGCCATCGCCGCTTCGGTGACCGCCTGGTCTTCGGCCAGAACCTGATACCGCGCGGGGCCGGCACGATCCGGATCGGCGACCCGTTCGAGATACTCGACTGA
- a CDS encoding Rv1733c family protein, giving the protein MRGVWRWRHSPLWRRTDRIEAWVALAAALLIALGATSAGWAAGRAAHGALLDTVRIQHQQRHLVWVTVDRLVSWTPLDPDPETASQRDAHRRVLARWSAPDGSGRIGELAAPRPVEPGERFRIWTDDLGRVMPRPMDVSTAGTHAVLAGLGTAAGVGMMIEGARRLVGWQLMVRRFRRWDQEWERAGQDWGRADAGS; this is encoded by the coding sequence ATGCGAGGAGTGTGGCGCTGGCGGCACAGTCCGCTGTGGCGCCGCACGGACCGGATCGAGGCCTGGGTGGCGCTGGCCGCCGCCCTGCTGATCGCCCTCGGCGCGACCTCCGCGGGCTGGGCCGCCGGCCGGGCCGCACACGGCGCGCTGCTGGACACCGTACGGATACAGCACCAGCAGCGGCATCTGGTGTGGGTCACGGTCGACCGGCTGGTGTCGTGGACCCCGCTCGACCCCGATCCGGAGACCGCTTCGCAGCGCGATGCGCACCGCCGGGTCCTCGCCCGCTGGTCCGCGCCGGACGGCAGCGGGCGGATCGGGGAGCTGGCCGCGCCCCGTCCCGTCGAGCCCGGCGAACGGTTCCGGATCTGGACGGACGACCTGGGCCGGGTGATGCCTCGGCCGATGGACGTCAGCACGGCCGGTACGCACGCGGTGCTGGCGGGCCTGGGCACGGCGGCCGGCGTCGGCATGATGATCGAAGGTGCCAGGCGGCTGGTCGGCTGGCAGTTGATGGTGCGTCGCTTCCGCCGCTGGGACCAGGAGTGGGAACGGGCGGGTCAGGACTGGGGGCGGGCCGATGCCGGTAGTTGA
- a CDS encoding glutamate racemase, with protein MKIALMDSGNGLLAAAATMRRLRPDADLVLSSDPDGMPWGPRTPEDVTAHALAVARAAAAHRPDALIVACNTASVHALPALRAALEPGIPVIGTVPAIKPAAAGGGPIAIWATPATTGSPYQRDLIDRFGRDADVTGVPCPGLADAVQQADEAAIDAAVAAAARHTPRDLRAVVLGCTHYELVAERIRAALQQPGAPALVLYGSAEAVAAQALRRIGAEPAPAAAPTGTLSVILSGRPDTLPATALAYEEGQLLARSPADDAAPTAGGAAATARR; from the coding sequence GTGAAGATCGCGCTGATGGACTCCGGGAATGGGCTGCTCGCGGCGGCCGCCACCATGCGCCGACTGCGGCCGGACGCGGATCTGGTGCTCTCCAGTGATCCCGACGGCATGCCGTGGGGGCCCCGTACGCCCGAGGACGTCACCGCACATGCGCTGGCGGTGGCCCGGGCCGCGGCCGCGCACCGGCCCGACGCCCTGATCGTCGCCTGCAACACCGCCTCGGTCCATGCCCTGCCGGCCCTCCGCGCCGCCCTCGAACCGGGCATCCCGGTCATCGGCACCGTCCCGGCGATCAAGCCCGCCGCGGCCGGCGGCGGACCGATCGCCATCTGGGCCACCCCCGCCACCACCGGCAGCCCCTACCAGCGCGATCTGATCGACCGGTTCGGACGCGACGCGGACGTCACCGGGGTGCCCTGCCCGGGGCTCGCCGACGCGGTCCAGCAGGCCGACGAGGCCGCCATCGACGCCGCCGTGGCGGCCGCCGCCCGGCACACCCCCCGGGACCTGCGGGCCGTCGTCCTGGGCTGCACCCACTACGAGCTGGTCGCCGAGCGCATCCGTGCCGCCCTCCAGCAGCCCGGCGCCCCGGCCCTCGTGCTGTACGGCTCCGCCGAGGCGGTCGCCGCCCAGGCGCTGCGCCGGATCGGCGCCGAGCCCGCGCCGGCGGCCGCCCCGACCGGCACCCTGAGCGTGATCCTCAGCGGCCGCCCCGACACGCTCCCGGCCACGGCGCTCGCCTACGAAGAGGGCCAACTGCTCGCCCGGTCCCCTGCGGACGACGCCGCACCGACGGCCGGCGGGGCCGCCGCCACCGCCCGCCGCTGA